The window TGGCCCATTCTACCCATACGCTTGGCCTTACCTTTGACACGCAGAGTATTGACCTTGACAACATCCACCGCCGGGAATATCTTCTTCACGGCCTCGGCTATCTCTATCTTATTGGCGTTGATATCGACTTCAAAGACATACTTGCCCATCGATGATGCGCCCATGCCCTTTTCAGTAATCAACGGCCGCTTTATGACGGCATAAGGATCTTTCATCTAAGCAAAGACCTCCTCTAGTTTCGCCACCGCCGCACGAGTCATGACGATCTTGTCGGCGTTCAATACGTCGCGAACACTCAGACAAGGCGCAACCCTAAGCTCAACGCCAGGAATGTTGCGTGACGAAAGTAAAATTTCATTTGATAGACCGTCAACTACGACAAGCGCTCTGCGAGTCGCTCCAACATCATCAAGAAAAGCCGCCATCTTTTTGGTGCTGATAACATCGAGCTTGATCTCATCGACAACCACGACTGCTTCATCGGCCACCCTTGCCGACAGTGCACAGCGCAGAGCTCCGCGCCTCATCTTTTTGGGCAGCGACTTTCTGTATGACCTCGGCTCGGGTCCGAACACAACTCCACCATGATAATAATGAGGAGCACGAATCGAACCTTGGCGAGCACGACCTGTGCCTTTTTGGCGATATGGCTTGGCGCCGCCACCGCTTATTTCACTGCGCGTTTTCGTATCGGCAGTTCCCTGGCGCATATTTGCCTGCTCAGCCACAACAGCCTGATGCATCAAAGCCACATTCGGCGCAACATCAAATACCTCTGACTTGAGCTCGACGTCACCAATCTTTTTACCGGTCATATCCTGCAGATTGATTTTGGCCATCTGACTATCCTCCTATCATCTGCCTGCGGACAAAAACCAATCCGCCATTTGCGCCCGGCACCGAACCCTCGACGAGGATCAGATTTCGGAATGCATCAACTCTAAAGACCGATAGTCCACGCTGCGTGATCTGCTTTCCACCCATTCGACCAGGGCGTCTTACACCCTTGAATGTGCGAGCAGCATCGGTCGCGCCGCCGGACTGAGGCTTGCGGTGTATCATAGAACCATGGGTCATGTCTGCGCCATGGAAATGCCATCTCTTGACGGCACCCGCGAAACCCTTGCCCTTTGATATTCCAGTCACCTTGACCACGTCGCCCCGGTCAAAAACGTCTGCCTTGATCTCCTGGCCGAGAGTTACCTCGCCCAGATCATCAACTACTATCTCATGCAGATATCGCTTGGGAGCCGAGCCCGACTTCGCAAGATGCCCTTTGAGCGGCTTGTTAATCTTTTTTTCTTTTACATCGCCGAAAGCAACCTGAACGCCCTCGTAAC of the bacterium genome contains:
- the rplW gene encoding 50S ribosomal protein L23; the protein is MKDPYAVIKRPLITEKGMGASSMGKYVFEVDINANKIEIAEAVKKIFPAVDVVKVNTLRVKGKAKRMGRMGQGKTADWKKAYVTLKAGQHIEIFEGA
- the rplD gene encoding 50S ribosomal protein L4, with product MAKINLQDMTGKKIGDVELKSEVFDVAPNVALMHQAVVAEQANMRQGTADTKTRSEISGGGAKPYRQKGTGRARQGSIRAPHYYHGGVVFGPEPRSYRKSLPKKMRRGALRCALSARVADEAVVVVDEIKLDVISTKKMAAFLDDVGATRRALVVVDGLSNEILLSSRNIPGVELRVAPCLSVRDVLNADKIVMTRAAVAKLEEVFA
- the rplC gene encoding 50S ribosomal protein L3 codes for the protein MINGILGKKLGMTQVFDEKGHLVPVTVIEAGPCVVTQIKTEDKDGYEGVQVAFGDVKEKKINKPLKGHLAKSGSAPKRYLHEIVVDDLGEVTLGQEIKADVFDRGDVVKVTGISKGKGFAGAVKRWHFHGADMTHGSMIHRKPQSGGATDAARTFKGVRRPGRMGGKQITQRGLSVFRVDAFRNLILVEGSVPGANGGLVFVRRQMIGG